One Pseudomonas sp. C27(2019) DNA window includes the following coding sequences:
- a CDS encoding patatin-like phospholipase family protein, translating to MESPIASGLRMLAKAVVGDADSPAPRPTIGLALGSGGANGLAHIAILQVFDELGIVPDCIVGSSIGAVIGGLYAAGLSAKQIRGIFDAVAGSPLDALTGLAKSDVKLADLIRFGRRGAGLLDSRGFMRFLATHTDVRDFAELRIPLRVVATDYWTADSVTLADGDLFAAIEASMAVPGLFMPVRQGEQLLIDGGTSNPLPFDLLQGEVDLVIAVDVSGNHQVDQGQEIGLSDMLFTSFKIMQQAITRQALRHQPPDILLSPQAPGVRLLHFHRINEILTYAEPTAAMLRELLEGSLINSRSDTECSQTV from the coding sequence ATGGAATCACCAATTGCCAGCGGCCTACGGATGTTAGCAAAAGCTGTGGTAGGTGACGCCGACAGCCCAGCACCTAGGCCCACTATTGGGCTGGCGCTGGGTTCAGGCGGTGCCAATGGTCTGGCTCATATTGCCATTCTTCAGGTGTTCGATGAGCTGGGCATTGTGCCGGATTGTATTGTTGGTAGCAGCATTGGCGCAGTGATTGGTGGTTTGTATGCTGCAGGCCTATCGGCTAAACAGATACGGGGCATCTTTGATGCTGTTGCCGGCTCGCCGCTGGATGCTCTTACGGGCTTGGCTAAGTCCGATGTGAAGCTGGCCGACCTTATACGCTTTGGACGACGTGGTGCAGGATTGCTCGACTCGCGTGGCTTTATGCGCTTTTTAGCTACGCATACCGATGTTAGAGACTTTGCAGAACTGCGTATCCCGCTGAGGGTGGTAGCCACCGACTACTGGACAGCAGATAGCGTGACTCTCGCTGATGGTGATCTGTTTGCCGCGATAGAAGCGAGTATGGCGGTACCTGGGTTGTTCATGCCCGTACGTCAGGGCGAGCAACTGCTGATTGATGGTGGCACCTCAAACCCGCTGCCCTTCGATCTATTACAGGGCGAGGTTGATCTGGTTATTGCCGTGGATGTTTCGGGTAATCATCAGGTTGATCAGGGGCAAGAGATCGGACTGAGCGACATGCTGTTTACCAGTTTCAAAATCATGCAGCAGGCGATCACTCGGCAAGCGCTGCGTCACCAGCCTCCTGATATTCTGCTTAGTCCGCAAGCTCCAGGTGTGCGTTTGCTGCACTTTCATCGTATCAACGAGATACTGACCTATGCTGAGCCTACCGCTGCAATGCTACGCGAGTTGCTTGAGGGCTCGCTGATCAACTCGCGAAGTGACACTGAATGCTCGCAGACTGTCTAG
- a CDS encoding AI-2E family transporter, translating to MILMAPVDYKSGIFKALLIVAALFVVLAGLKTAAGILVPFLLSLFIAIVCHPIVKKIESFKIPKPLAVVVVIVVFVTAVIYIAGLVGRSLLELSQLLPEYIEQLRDKFAWVIDKLATFNIILSRELFAEYFNPAVAMRLAADMLSGLGGVMTNLFLITITVIFMLFEASSLPRKVYLALDNPDVKMQQVHRFLSSVNHYLAIKTLVSIATGASVSLMLWAVGLDFYLLWGVLAFLLNYIPNIGSIIAAVPAILLAILQLGLAPASFIGLGYLAINVVMANLIEPRYLGRGLGISTLVVFLSLVFWGWLLGSAGMLLSVLLTMVIKIGLESSQEGQWLAILLSGDVEKKRADKA from the coding sequence ATGATTCTTATGGCACCAGTCGATTATAAAAGCGGTATTTTTAAAGCATTGTTAATTGTTGCAGCGCTATTTGTTGTGCTTGCAGGATTAAAAACAGCCGCTGGCATTTTAGTGCCTTTTTTATTGTCTTTGTTTATAGCAATTGTTTGTCACCCGATCGTTAAGAAAATAGAAAGTTTTAAAATACCAAAGCCACTGGCCGTGGTTGTGGTCATCGTTGTTTTTGTAACGGCTGTTATTTATATAGCGGGCTTGGTGGGTCGCTCATTGCTTGAGTTATCGCAGTTGCTGCCAGAGTATATAGAGCAGCTAAGAGATAAGTTTGCTTGGGTTATTGATAAATTAGCAACATTTAATATCATTCTCTCAAGAGAGCTCTTTGCGGAGTATTTTAATCCTGCTGTGGCAATGAGGCTGGCAGCAGATATGCTCAGTGGTTTGGGCGGTGTAATGACTAACCTGTTTCTAATCACGATCACTGTCATTTTTATGCTATTTGAAGCCTCTTCCTTGCCTAGAAAAGTATATTTAGCATTAGACAACCCTGACGTTAAAATGCAGCAAGTTCATCGTTTTTTATCATCTGTTAATCATTACTTAGCAATAAAAACATTAGTGAGTATTGCGACAGGTGCCAGTGTGTCTTTAATGCTCTGGGCGGTGGGGTTAGATTTCTATTTGTTATGGGGTGTCTTGGCTTTTTTACTGAATTATATTCCTAATATTGGTTCAATCATTGCTGCAGTGCCTGCGATATTATTAGCCATATTACAATTGGGTTTAGCGCCTGCGAGTTTTATTGGTTTAGGTTACTTAGCCATTAATGTGGTAATGGCAAACCTAATTGAACCGCGTTATTTGGGTCGAGGATTAGGAATATCAACATTAGTGGTGTTCTTATCGTTAGTATTTTGGGGCTGGTTGTTAGGTAGCGCTGGAATGCTACTGTCAGTGTTATTAACCATGGTTATTAAAATAGGTTTAGAAAGCTCACAAGAAGGGCAGTGGTTGGCGATTTTGTTGTCCGGTGATGTCGAAAAAAAGCGAGCAGATAAGGCTTAA
- a CDS encoding 4a-hydroxytetrahydrobiopterin dehydratase, with amino-acid sequence MIKKLTQSEIETALQALNAETDTVWSIKADTLHRAFKFADFVAAFGFMTQVAMLAERANHHPEWSNVYNNVVINLTTHDAGGISKRDFELAEEISKLI; translated from the coding sequence ATGATTAAAAAACTGACTCAAAGTGAGATAGAGACTGCGCTGCAGGCACTGAATGCAGAGACTGATACAGTTTGGAGCATTAAGGCGGACACGCTGCATAGGGCGTTTAAGTTTGCTGATTTTGTTGCCGCTTTTGGCTTTATGACACAAGTCGCCATGCTGGCAGAGCGAGCCAATCATCACCCTGAGTGGTCTAATGTCTATAACAACGTGGTTATCAACCTCACCACGCATGATGCTGGTGGTATTTCGAAGAGAGATTTTGAGCTGGCCGAAGAAATCTCAAAATTAATCTAA
- the pxpB gene encoding 5-oxoprolinase subunit PxpB has product MITLPRIENAGISAWLVRLFEQIDDANLTPIMALARQSEHAFGAALIDLTPSYTTLLVEFDLLQMTPAQALLKLQGLLAEFGQSEAIEEGPLKQLPVWYEASVGPDLLHLATRNNLSVEQLIEWHTATIYKVFALGFAPGFAFMGSVDARLDAPRLATPRSRVYAGSVAVAGRQTSAYPAQSPGGWNLLGRTPLTLFDRSREQMSYFQVGDRVQMLPITKQEFLRLGGDPTPQEDT; this is encoded by the coding sequence ATGATTACTCTGCCTAGAATTGAAAACGCAGGGATCAGCGCATGGCTGGTGCGCTTATTCGAACAGATTGATGACGCCAACCTCACACCAATCATGGCGCTTGCACGGCAATCGGAACACGCCTTTGGCGCTGCACTCATTGACCTAACGCCGTCCTACACGACACTGCTGGTGGAGTTTGATCTTTTACAGATGACACCGGCGCAAGCGCTACTCAAGTTACAAGGTTTGCTAGCAGAGTTTGGCCAAAGCGAAGCGATTGAAGAAGGACCATTAAAACAGCTTCCGGTCTGGTATGAAGCAAGCGTTGGCCCCGATTTATTACACCTCGCCACACGTAACAATTTAAGCGTAGAGCAATTAATTGAATGGCATACAGCCACAATCTATAAAGTATTTGCGTTGGGTTTTGCGCCGGGCTTTGCTTTCATGGGCTCGGTCGATGCACGACTAGACGCCCCTCGTCTGGCAACACCCAGATCCCGTGTTTATGCAGGCAGTGTCGCGGTGGCCGGACGCCAGACTTCGGCCTATCCAGCACAGTCTCCCGGCGGTTGGAATTTACTCGGTCGCACACCGCTCACTTTATTTGATCGCAGCCGCGAGCAGATGAGTTATTTTCAGGTGGGTGATCGCGTGCAAATGCTGCCCATTACCAAGCAAGAGTTCCTCCGTTTAGGCGGCGATCCCACACCACAGGAGGACACCTGA
- a CDS encoding Rho-binding antiterminator codes for MLTCDQHDYIEIVCTFRYPIKLTMKSGMVMDCVALDTARNENSDECIKVAVNSIEHWVVLADISMLEVCVDNPHFHRLSFG; via the coding sequence ATGCTTACCTGTGATCAGCATGACTACATAGAAATCGTCTGTACCTTTCGCTACCCGATTAAGTTGACTATGAAGTCGGGTATGGTTATGGATTGTGTTGCCCTAGATACAGCACGCAATGAAAACAGCGATGAATGCATTAAGGTTGCTGTAAATAGCATTGAACACTGGGTCGTTTTAGCTGATATCTCAATGTTGGAAGTCTGTGTTGATAATCCGCATTTTCACAGGCTTTCTTTTGGTTAG
- a CDS encoding YkgJ family cysteine cluster protein, which translates to MSAISIHNITETEVTCASCRACCCRLEVMIISDTGVPDEHIAVDKWGAETMLRLDDGWCSAIDRETFMCTIYENRPWICREFEMGSYECRNERIALNIVSR; encoded by the coding sequence ATGAGCGCTATTAGCATCCACAACATCACTGAAACTGAAGTCACCTGTGCAAGTTGTCGAGCCTGTTGTTGCCGCTTAGAGGTGATGATCATCAGTGATACAGGCGTTCCCGATGAGCATATTGCTGTCGATAAATGGGGCGCTGAAACCATGTTGCGCTTAGATGATGGCTGGTGCTCGGCGATAGACCGTGAAACATTTATGTGTACGATTTATGAAAACCGGCCATGGATTTGTCGTGAGTTTGAAATGGGTTCCTACGAGTGCCGTAATGAAAGGATCGCGCTTAATATAGTTTCGCGCTGA
- a CDS encoding MFS transporter, with protein sequence MLPITHNRTSPNRLKFILLMVLVGLNLRPALSSLAPLLPRIESEGELSVLILSLLTTLPVLCLGLFAPSAPWLARRLGIERSLALGLIILSAGLALRGLSSATALFIGTLLIGAAIGVLGTLLPALVKRELADSADLMTGVYTMALCLGGALGAGLSIPLADALDSWSLSLMSWTSFALTALFAWWWVMPQPAPDRQHKTSKGHARALLRQPLAWQVMLLMGSQSSLAYIVFGWLPTLLVKQGYSEHEAGWLMAASILTQLISAITAPWLARMSKDQRPALIAILGLVGIGLWVLLLGPASLRWLGAILLGLGQGGSFSLALTLIVLRSGNTKIAGELSALVQGGGYTLAAVGPLVVGLMIDADIGIQGITWLLLTILTFAASMALLAGRQRRLEINDKGMLVTINQRR encoded by the coding sequence ATGTTGCCAATCACCCACAATCGAACCAGTCCAAATCGGCTAAAATTTATTCTCTTGATGGTATTGGTCGGCCTAAATTTGCGCCCTGCTCTATCATCGCTCGCCCCACTGCTACCGCGCATAGAAAGTGAAGGTGAGCTGTCGGTTCTGATACTTTCATTATTGACCACACTGCCAGTACTTTGCCTTGGCTTATTTGCTCCATCTGCACCCTGGCTGGCGCGGCGGTTGGGTATAGAACGCAGTCTTGCGCTAGGCCTTATTATTTTAAGTGCCGGCCTTGCGCTACGCGGCCTGAGCAGCGCTACTGCTTTGTTTATCGGCACCCTGCTGATTGGTGCGGCGATTGGCGTGCTTGGCACTTTATTGCCCGCGCTGGTCAAACGTGAACTGGCTGATAGTGCTGACTTAATGACCGGTGTCTATACCATGGCGCTCTGTCTCGGTGGCGCTTTGGGTGCTGGGCTCAGCATTCCATTAGCCGATGCGCTGGACAGCTGGTCACTCAGTTTAATGTCGTGGACAAGTTTCGCCCTGACTGCCCTGTTTGCATGGTGGTGGGTGATGCCGCAACCAGCGCCCGATCGACAGCATAAAACCTCAAAGGGTCATGCCCGCGCGCTACTGCGCCAGCCTCTTGCTTGGCAAGTCATGCTTCTAATGGGCAGCCAATCTTCTCTCGCTTATATCGTATTTGGCTGGTTACCCACGCTGTTAGTTAAACAAGGTTACAGTGAACACGAAGCGGGTTGGCTGATGGCTGCTTCGATATTGACACAGCTGATATCGGCCATTACAGCACCCTGGCTAGCACGCATGAGCAAAGATCAACGACCCGCACTGATCGCCATACTCGGCCTAGTTGGCATCGGCTTATGGGTGTTATTACTTGGACCTGCCTCACTGCGCTGGCTTGGAGCAATACTGCTCGGTCTTGGTCAAGGCGGCTCATTCAGCCTTGCTCTAACACTGATTGTACTGCGCAGCGGTAATACCAAGATTGCTGGTGAACTATCGGCGCTGGTCCAAGGTGGCGGCTATACCCTTGCCGCAGTGGGCCCACTGGTTGTCGGCCTGATGATTGATGCTGATATTGGTATCCAAGGCATTACTTGGTTGTTACTGACGATTTTAACCTTTGCCGCCTCTATGGCACTGCTGGCTGGGCGGCAGCGGCGACTGGAAATTAACGACAAAGGCATGCTGGTAACAATTAACCAGCGTCGCTGA
- a CDS encoding DUF3429 domain-containing protein, producing MNQSSLIKLLTYLGATPFFLAIGLGWSNQSFLGVDARQWFVSYGLVILSFMAGTLWGQVINESLKVKRIALATNAITLAAWFAFLLAATPIVLIISALGFIALYVLESSVMSAVQRPAYYLGLRLRVTALVVLAHAIMIF from the coding sequence ATGAACCAATCAAGCTTGATCAAACTGCTGACTTATCTCGGTGCAACGCCATTCTTTTTAGCCATTGGCCTGGGTTGGTCGAACCAATCCTTTTTAGGTGTTGATGCTAGGCAATGGTTTGTAAGCTATGGCTTAGTGATCTTAAGCTTTATGGCAGGTACTTTATGGGGGCAAGTGATCAATGAGAGCCTTAAAGTAAAGCGCATTGCCTTGGCGACCAACGCTATAACGCTGGCGGCTTGGTTTGCATTTTTATTGGCCGCTACGCCAATTGTATTGATCATCAGCGCGCTGGGGTTTATTGCGCTGTATGTGCTTGAGTCAAGCGTGATGAGCGCTGTGCAGCGACCGGCTTACTATCTGGGTTTGCGCTTAAGAGTGACTGCGCTAGTGGTGCTTGCACATGCAATTATGATTTTTTAG
- the tehB gene encoding tellurite resistance methyltransferase TehB — protein sequence MTVDLNSRYGLNPAHSEVVEACKIIEPCSALDMGCSNGRNALYLSQLGFDVAAVDNNPNAIGMLQQIVSKEGITNIKPQVYDINSAVLAEDYGFIACVVTLMFLDPARVDAVIADMQARTLPGGYNLIVCAMSTEQHPSPVRFSFTLKAGELPEAYAGWELVKYNEDVGTMHNGAQLQFATMLARKSSE from the coding sequence ATGACAGTTGACCTAAATAGCCGTTACGGCTTAAATCCTGCGCACAGTGAAGTGGTAGAGGCGTGCAAAATTATTGAACCATGCAGTGCTTTAGACATGGGCTGCTCCAATGGGCGCAATGCCTTATACCTGAGCCAGCTTGGCTTTGACGTCGCCGCAGTCGATAACAATCCCAATGCTATTGGTATGCTGCAGCAAATTGTCAGCAAAGAGGGGATCACCAACATTAAACCGCAGGTGTACGACATCAACAGTGCCGTGCTTGCTGAGGATTATGGTTTTATTGCCTGCGTCGTAACCTTAATGTTTCTCGACCCTGCGCGGGTTGATGCTGTGATTGCTGATATGCAAGCGCGCACGCTACCTGGCGGTTATAACCTGATTGTTTGTGCGATGAGCACTGAGCAACACCCATCGCCAGTGCGTTTCTCCTTTACTCTAAAAGCTGGTGAGTTACCTGAAGCGTACGCGGGCTGGGAACTGGTTAAGTACAATGAAGATGTTGGCACCATGCACAATGGTGCGCAACTGCAGTTTGCGACGATGCTGGCGCGTAAATCGAGCGAATAA
- a CDS encoding phage tail sheath subtilisin-like domain-containing protein has translation MPNDLSPGVYLEEVPTGHRAIHAAATSIAGMVGMTERGPVNQPILVSSQGEFSHAFGGLLNPLQYAAGRDALPYAVEGFFVNGGMQLYVVRVVGEHAVEATLHINAQDALLETLPMLRVHARYPGVWGDSLRVTLHSNTLIESKVRAAASANDTTVALDSAIGLLSGMHVSIDHRLSRLVTGVDTAAGTVTFSQVHAEKLTADMWVRCQEFTLTVDRIENGKAVESETFERLSMIEEHPRYVLKVIGSWDVTAGAPSVSGASSLIRVENLTNANTRNLPLISPVSGFLGGGNDDVGGVSNESYCGVASDNPMQRTGIFALENEPTISIVAVPGQTSVMLQKALIAHCQRMRYRFAVLDTPIAADLAAARAHRQNFDSTHCALYYPALVRADSFGALNGRRVISPSGHVLGVYARTDIARGVHKAPANEAVQGILAFATQLDNKAQALLNPIGLNCFRDFRSENRGLRVYGARVATSDPEYKYINVRRLLLMIEQSLEIGLQWTLSEANNRVLWNTVKQSVIVFLSDIWRSGALAGQKPEEAFFVNVGYNQTMTQEDMDKGRLRVEIGVAPLKPAEFVIVRSTHKTREAQA, from the coding sequence ATGCCTAACGACCTTAGCCCCGGTGTTTATCTCGAAGAAGTGCCCACTGGCCACAGAGCAATACACGCAGCCGCTACATCCATTGCTGGGATGGTAGGCATGACCGAGCGCGGGCCAGTTAATCAGCCAATTCTAGTCAGCAGTCAAGGTGAGTTCTCACACGCTTTTGGTGGGCTGCTGAATCCATTGCAGTACGCTGCGGGACGCGATGCTCTGCCCTATGCGGTGGAAGGTTTTTTTGTTAACGGTGGAATGCAGCTTTATGTGGTGCGGGTCGTGGGTGAACATGCGGTCGAGGCGACTTTGCACATCAATGCACAGGATGCTTTGCTTGAAACGCTACCCATGTTGAGGGTTCATGCCCGCTATCCGGGCGTCTGGGGTGACAGTCTGCGAGTGACATTGCACTCCAACACGCTTATTGAGAGCAAAGTCAGGGCAGCAGCGAGTGCGAATGACACCACTGTGGCGCTCGATAGTGCGATTGGATTGCTCTCTGGAATGCATGTGAGCATCGATCATCGCCTCAGCCGGCTCGTTACTGGCGTCGATACAGCTGCAGGTACAGTCACGTTTAGCCAAGTCCATGCAGAGAAGCTGACAGCTGATATGTGGGTGCGTTGTCAGGAATTTACCTTGACGGTTGATCGAATAGAAAATGGCAAGGCTGTGGAAAGTGAGACGTTTGAGCGCCTGTCGATGATTGAGGAACACCCCCGTTATGTCCTGAAAGTTATCGGCAGTTGGGATGTAACAGCTGGGGCGCCTTCAGTTTCGGGAGCGTCAAGTTTAATCCGCGTTGAGAATCTTACGAATGCTAACACTCGAAATTTGCCGCTGATCAGCCCAGTGAGCGGTTTTCTAGGCGGTGGTAACGATGATGTTGGCGGTGTTAGCAACGAGAGTTATTGTGGTGTTGCATCCGATAACCCGATGCAGCGCACGGGTATTTTTGCGCTGGAGAATGAGCCGACAATCTCAATTGTAGCAGTGCCTGGTCAGACCTCGGTTATGCTGCAAAAGGCGCTCATCGCCCATTGTCAGCGCATGCGCTACCGTTTCGCGGTACTGGATACGCCGATTGCTGCGGATTTGGCGGCGGCGCGTGCTCACCGGCAAAACTTCGATAGCACGCACTGCGCACTCTATTATCCAGCACTTGTACGTGCCGACAGTTTCGGAGCACTAAATGGTAGGCGTGTCATCTCGCCTTCGGGGCATGTGCTGGGCGTGTACGCCCGCACTGATATCGCCCGCGGAGTGCACAAAGCACCGGCAAATGAAGCGGTACAGGGCATTCTGGCGTTTGCTACCCAGCTTGATAATAAGGCACAGGCTCTTCTTAATCCGATCGGTCTGAATTGTTTTCGCGACTTTCGTTCTGAAAATCGAGGCTTGCGCGTTTATGGCGCGCGGGTTGCGACTTCGGATCCAGAGTATAAATATATTAATGTCCGCCGACTGTTACTGATGATCGAGCAGTCACTTGAAATCGGGCTGCAATGGACATTGTCCGAGGCGAACAATCGGGTGCTGTGGAACACAGTGAAGCAGTCAGTTATCGTTTTTTTGAGCGACATTTGGCGCTCAGGCGCACTGGCAGGGCAAAAGCCCGAAGAAGCGTTTTTTGTCAATGTTGGTTATAACCAAACCATGACCCAAGAGGATATGGATAAAGGTCGCTTACGCGTCGAAATCGGTGTTGCTCCGCTAAAACCGGCAGAGTTCGTTATCGTTAGAAGCACACACAAGACTCGAGAGGCGCAGGCTTAA
- a CDS encoding 5-oxoprolinase subunit PxpA — MAKLRLNADVGESLGPWTMGNDNALMPLLDLANIACGFHASEPDTMRATVQLAAAHGVTIGAHPAYPDLLGFGRRSMTCTPQQVENLMLYQIGALAAMCRAEGVSLHYVKPHGALYNDMAKNHELLAAVMRGVAAFDPNLILVVPALHNRAAIQALAQQHDLSLWFEVFADRNYHQDGSLVARGKQGAVHQEQAVIVEQAIKFARGLAIRSVEGKDITLQADTLCVHGDNQASILAAKAIRTALNNGNGNDYSA, encoded by the coding sequence GTGGCTAAATTACGACTCAATGCTGACGTGGGCGAAAGTCTAGGCCCTTGGACCATGGGCAACGACAACGCTTTGATGCCACTGCTAGACTTGGCAAATATTGCCTGCGGATTTCACGCCTCCGAACCCGACACCATGCGTGCGACGGTGCAACTGGCAGCAGCACACGGGGTGACCATTGGCGCACACCCAGCCTACCCAGATCTGCTTGGCTTTGGCCGCAGATCAATGACCTGCACACCTCAGCAAGTGGAGAACCTCATGCTCTATCAAATTGGCGCACTGGCAGCCATGTGCAGGGCAGAAGGCGTCTCACTCCACTACGTGAAGCCGCACGGCGCCCTCTATAATGATATGGCTAAAAATCATGAGTTATTGGCTGCAGTGATGCGCGGCGTGGCTGCGTTTGACCCAAATTTAATTCTCGTTGTGCCTGCCTTGCACAATCGCGCAGCTATTCAGGCTCTAGCCCAGCAACATGATTTGAGCCTATGGTTCGAAGTCTTTGCTGACCGCAACTACCATCAAGACGGCTCCCTTGTTGCTCGAGGCAAGCAAGGCGCTGTGCATCAAGAGCAGGCTGTCATTGTCGAGCAAGCTATCAAATTTGCACGGGGCTTAGCCATCCGCTCAGTTGAAGGTAAAGACATTACACTGCAGGCGGACACCCTCTGTGTGCATGGCGACAACCAGGCATCGATACTAGCAGCGAAAGCCATTCGCACAGCTTTAAATAATGGAAACGGCAATGATTACTCTGCCTAG
- a CDS encoding biotin-dependent carboxyltransferase family protein, translating to MTFKSAFKVIQAGPLTSLQDAGRFGVRHLGITQGGAIDLHAWAWANAMLANPWNTAALEITFSGLQLEAIADLYFALAGADLGASIDGKAIENWAAGQISAGQTLEFLRPRSGLRAYLAVLGGFQGKPILGSLSSVVREQLGGHCGDGKPLTAGDMLYVQQTVTEHPMETRQTPEIEKFDYSQPAVLDLILGAQAEYFSGESLFKFFNQSWAIDNRSDRMGIRLNGPVLTCSIKNMISEGLVLGAVQVPPDGQPIVLMNDRQTIGGYPRLGTLTPLSCARLAQCLPGQQVTFRPIPAERAYKQHLSFLKQLAHAEPSG from the coding sequence ATGACGTTTAAAAGCGCTTTTAAAGTCATTCAGGCTGGTCCATTAACGTCACTGCAGGATGCCGGACGCTTTGGTGTGCGTCACCTTGGCATCACTCAGGGCGGCGCCATCGACCTGCATGCTTGGGCTTGGGCCAACGCTATGCTTGCCAACCCATGGAACACTGCAGCACTGGAAATCACCTTTAGCGGTTTGCAGCTGGAAGCCATTGCAGATCTCTACTTTGCACTGGCCGGAGCTGATCTGGGTGCGTCAATCGATGGAAAAGCCATCGAAAACTGGGCAGCTGGACAAATAAGTGCAGGGCAAACACTTGAATTTTTAAGGCCTCGAAGCGGGCTGCGCGCTTATCTCGCTGTACTTGGTGGTTTTCAGGGCAAGCCCATACTGGGCAGCTTATCAAGCGTTGTCCGAGAGCAACTCGGCGGCCATTGCGGTGATGGAAAACCTCTTACAGCAGGCGACATGCTGTATGTGCAACAGACTGTTACTGAGCACCCTATGGAGACAAGACAAACCCCTGAGATAGAAAAGTTTGATTACTCACAACCAGCCGTATTAGACCTTATCCTTGGAGCTCAAGCAGAATATTTTAGCGGCGAGAGCCTGTTCAAATTTTTTAATCAAAGCTGGGCCATCGATAACCGCTCGGACCGGATGGGCATACGTCTGAACGGCCCTGTATTAACCTGCTCTATCAAGAACATGATATCTGAAGGCTTAGTGCTAGGCGCTGTCCAGGTTCCCCCTGATGGCCAGCCCATTGTTTTAATGAACGACCGACAAACCATTGGTGGCTACCCACGGCTTGGCACTTTAACGCCATTGTCCTGCGCACGTTTAGCCCAGTGTTTACCAGGACAACAAGTGACTTTTAGGCCCATTCCTGCCGAGCGTGCTTATAAGCAGCACCTTAGTTTTTTAAAACAGCTTGCTCATGCTGAGCCAAGTGGGTAA
- the arfB gene encoding alternative ribosome rescue aminoacyl-tRNA hydrolase ArfB, translating into MIYISNSISLEEHEVDMSAIRSQGAGGQNVNKVSSAIHLRFDINASSLSDFHKQRLLASKDSRISKDGVLIIKAQQFRTQEKNKLDALQRLQAFIIEATYISKTRRPTKPSKSAQRKRTDQKTQRGRTKSLRGKVEF; encoded by the coding sequence ATGATTTATATCAGCAACAGCATCAGCCTTGAAGAGCATGAGGTCGACATGAGCGCGATACGCTCGCAAGGTGCAGGCGGGCAAAATGTTAACAAGGTTTCATCTGCCATCCATCTGCGCTTTGATATCAACGCTTCAAGTTTGAGCGACTTTCACAAACAGCGTCTACTAGCAAGCAAAGACAGCCGCATTAGCAAAGACGGCGTCTTGATCATTAAAGCACAACAGTTTCGCACTCAGGAGAAAAACAAGCTTGATGCCTTGCAGCGTTTACAGGCCTTTATAATAGAGGCCACCTACATCAGCAAAACCCGCAGACCCACTAAGCCGAGCAAGAGTGCTCAACGCAAACGCACCGACCAAAAAACCCAGCGTGGCCGAACAAAATCATTGCGCGGCAAGGTTGAATTTTAA